The sequence CTAACCAGTACACTAAAGTTATACTCGACCAGCGTAGCGGTAAATAAAATGCCCAACACCGCGTAAACCGGTTTTGAACCGATAAGATGAAAGGTAACCAGCGCCTGCGCCACACCACACAAGGCCATGAAAACATTGCTGAACAATATAAAATCAAGAACCGAGTAATACAGTTTTTTCATTTAAACGATAAAATGCAAAGCCGGCGGCCTGCTTTAGGTATTATGTAAGAGATGGATCGGTGCCCGATCTCAGCGTAAATATCGTAATCTCCGGCAATATTCCAATCCTGCCCGGGTAGCCTACGTAGCCAAAGCCTACGTTTACGTATATCTGTTGGTGTGCTTCGCGGTACAGGCCTGCCCATTCTTCGTATAAATATTCGATAGGGCTCCATTGAAAGTAGCCTGTTTGTACCCCAAACTGCATGCCGTGCGTATGCCCGGCAAAAACAGCGTCTATCTGCGGGTATTTAGGCAGTACTTCGGCCCGCCAGTGAGATGGGTCGTGAGAGAGCAGGAGTTTTACGGGTAGGTCACCGGTGTTTTTAGTAGCCAGGTCCATACGGCCATATTTAGGGAAGCGGCTCAGCACCCCCCAGTTTTCTATACCGACGATGCCTATTTCTTCGCCCTCCACCTTTAAGCGTCGGTTCTCGTTCAGCAGCAGATCCCAACCGTAGCTATGATGCAGTTTGATCATGGCATCGCGGTTTTCCTGCCGTGGCTTACCAGTCAGTTGCGAATAATCACCATAATCGTGGTTACCAAAGCAAGAGAATACGCCCAGCGGGGCTTTTATCGGCGTAAAACAATCATACACCCATTCAATATCGGTTGCCACATCGTTCACCAGATCGCCGGTGAAGAATATCATATCGGGCTTTTCTTTCATCAGCATATCAACACCACCACGAATACGTATACGGTCGCGTTTGTGATAGCTGCCCGAGTGGATATCGGAGATCTGCCCCAATGTTAGTCCGTCAAATTTTTTAGGCAGATTGGGCAGGTAAAGGTTTACGCGCTTTAATTGATAATCGAACACGCCAACGCGTGATACCACACCTGCGCCCAAGCCTATTACCGGTACCGAAGTGGCCATAATACCGGCTTTCATTAAAAATGATGAACGGGTGATCTGTATTGGCTCTGTTTCTTCTTTTTTATCTTCTGCCTTTAGTTTGGCCGCTTCTTTTGTCTTTCTCTTTTTTATGATATAGCGGCGCACATCATCGATGATCATAAACGGCAAAAAGCAGAGCTTGGCTACCTGCGTAACAAAAAAGAACATCAGGAACGCCGCCCTTACGCCTACGCCAAGTTTAAAGTAAACGCAGCACAGCAAACCAAAAACCATACCCGCGCAAAAGATCCAGTAAAAAATGTTAAAGCCTTTTTTGCGGATGATAGCCCAATTGGCGAGTGCCGCGCGCAAACCATGCAGCA comes from Mucilaginibacter mali and encodes:
- a CDS encoding metallophosphoesterase, producing the protein MHSLLFVFFIAAVLLTIDAYLLHGLRAALANWAIIRKKGFNIFYWIFCAGMVFGLLCCVYFKLGVGVRAAFLMFFFVTQVAKLCFLPFMIIDDVRRYIIKKRKTKEAAKLKAEDKKEETEPIQITRSSFLMKAGIMATSVPVIGLGAGVVSRVGVFDYQLKRVNLYLPNLPKKFDGLTLGQISDIHSGSYHKRDRIRIRGGVDMLMKEKPDMIFFTGDLVNDVATDIEWVYDCFTPIKAPLGVFSCFGNHDYGDYSQLTGKPRQENRDAMIKLHHSYGWDLLLNENRRLKVEGEEIGIVGIENWGVLSRFPKYGRMDLATKNTGDLPVKLLLSHDPSHWRAEVLPKYPQIDAVFAGHTHGMQFGVQTGYFQWSPIEYLYEEWAGLYREAHQQIYVNVGFGYVGYPGRIGILPEITIFTLRSGTDPSLT